The Aneurinibacillus migulanus genome contains the following window.
TTCCCCAAAACCTTGCTCCGCCGCTGTTCTTCAATTTGCTTCATTTCAGGTGGGGTATCCAATTCCTCATACTCTAGCCCTCCGTTCATTATCATTAGAGGTTGATCTAAGGCTTTTTGACGTTCTTCCCCATATAAATAGCCATCCATATTAATAGCAGCTTTGAATTCCTGATTTTTATACAACACATTTACAGCAGTAGCACCTCCAAGAGAATGACCGATAATCCCTAGCCTATTCAAGTTAACCTTCCCTGCAAAAGGACTATCCGCCCCTTCTTGACTCAGTTGCTTAATCTTTTCTGTAACAAACTCAATGTCTTTTGTCTGTTGCTTTATTGTTGGGATAGAGGCTTTATTTTGTAGGTTGTACTTCATAGATAATTTGGGGTTTTTGTCTTCAAAAGATATATAAGTACCATCCGGGTAGGCTGACAGGAGAGCCGTTCCCGGATGCTCCAACGCAACGACAACATAACCCTGACTTGCCAATTCAATCGTTTGAAATGAATTGGTAAAACGTTCACCTAACATATTTCCATGAGAAAAGAATATTAATGGCGCTTTTTTTACATCAGTTGCAAAAGGTGCATCTTGATACGTATTTGTACGAACCAAATCGAAGTAGCCAAGCAATCTCCATGGTAGAGCATACTGTTTTTCAATTGACTTGGAAAACTCCGACAGATTAGAAATGTATTTTCCTTCCCGAGATGAAACGCTTGGATTTGCTGGATACCAGACTTGAACATTTATTCTTCTTGATTTCCCATCAGAACTTTTTTGAAACGAATCAGTCCAGGTGTATGTTATAGCCCCTACTTTGTATGGACCCGTTGGGGATTCAAACATGAATACCGGAAAAATTAAGGGTAAACATACAGCCACCATACTGAAAGGTAACGCAAATAGACTTAGTAATACAGGTTTCAACCTTCCTTTTACATTTTTAGTAGGAACATGGTATACGTACCACCCATATTTAAACAATACAAATATGGCACTGAGATACACTAATCCCATCTGCCATCGCCATCCTTCCAAAATTAAGTGACAAAGACCGATGATAACAAACAAAGACGGAATTCCCCACAATACAATATTCGTTGGGCGATTTCGAAACCAGATTATTTTCCATAATGCGCCAATACTCAAGAACATCAGAAGCATTTCAAAAAGTCTCATGTATATCACTCCTTGTATATATCTAAAAATTCCACTTTAATAAATATTTAAT
Protein-coding sequences here:
- a CDS encoding alpha/beta hydrolase family protein, coding for MRLFEMLLMFLSIGALWKIIWFRNRPTNIVLWGIPSLFVIIGLCHLILEGWRWQMGLVYLSAIFVLFKYGWYVYHVPTKNVKGRLKPVLLSLFALPFSMVAVCLPLIFPVFMFESPTGPYKVGAITYTWTDSFQKSSDGKSRRINVQVWYPANPSVSSREGKYISNLSEFSKSIEKQYALPWRLLGYFDLVRTNTYQDAPFATDVKKAPLIFFSHGNMLGERFTNSFQTIELASQGYVVVALEHPGTALLSAYPDGTYISFEDKNPKLSMKYNLQNKASIPTIKQQTKDIEFVTEKIKQLSQEGADSPFAGKVNLNRLGIIGHSLGGATAVNVLYKNQEFKAAINMDGYLYGEERQKALDQPLMIMNGGLEYEELDTPPEMKQIEEQRRSKVLGKGYILDIEQAGHLSFTDIPLYSPIMKVISPDVKRNHRIINEATLCFMDRHLKGEKNSSCELIPQHYSGTRIQTRGDAE